The following coding sequences lie in one Peribacillus frigoritolerans genomic window:
- a CDS encoding SDR family NAD(P)-dependent oxidoreductase — MSQRVAFITGAGRGIGKEIALTLASKSNKIIVTDINIENARETVSILESEGAEALAVYCDVTKLESVHEAVKASIDCFGRIDILVNNAGWDKIEPFLKSEPSTWKTIIDINLMGQIHTCKEILPIMIENGYGKVVNIASDSGRVGSSGEGVYSAAKGGVIALTKTLAREMARHKLNVNCISPGPSNTPLIQEIGSYNEGIVSALEKAIPFRRLAEPSDLANAVAFFTSEEADYITGQTLSVNGGLAMC; from the coding sequence ATGAGTCAACGAGTAGCATTTATTACCGGTGCAGGTAGAGGGATTGGAAAAGAGATCGCGTTAACATTAGCGTCAAAGTCCAATAAAATAATCGTTACAGACATCAACATTGAAAATGCTCGAGAAACGGTTTCTATTTTAGAAAGCGAAGGGGCGGAAGCACTTGCTGTCTATTGCGACGTCACGAAGTTAGAAAGCGTACATGAAGCAGTCAAAGCATCTATTGATTGTTTTGGACGAATTGATATTTTGGTGAATAACGCAGGATGGGATAAGATTGAACCTTTCTTAAAAAGCGAACCAAGCACATGGAAAACAATTATTGACATTAATTTGATGGGTCAAATTCATACATGTAAAGAAATATTGCCGATCATGATTGAGAATGGTTATGGGAAAGTTGTGAATATCGCTTCAGATTCAGGAAGAGTCGGTTCTAGTGGTGAAGGAGTATATTCAGCCGCAAAAGGCGGGGTGATTGCTTTAACAAAAACATTAGCTAGAGAAATGGCGAGACATAAATTAAATGTCAATTGTATTTCACCAGGCCCAAGTAATACACCATTGATTCAGGAAATTGGCTCGTATAATGAGGGCATTGTTTCAGCGTTAGAAAAAGCCATACCATTCAGGCGATTGGCAGAACCAAGTGATCTTGCAAATGCGGTAGCGTTTTTCACTTCAGAGGAAGCAGATTATATTACAGGACAAACGCTCTCCGTTAATGGT
- a CDS encoding AMP-binding protein produces MKLETILSQEYIEKYQSIWPNRTIIDYLNDAIAKDPEKMAIIDKKSRYTYRELGKLVDRVALGLLEIGIEKRDVISFQLPNWSEFIILHYAVTKIGAISNPLIPIYRDREIGYTVGMAESKMIVVPGEFRGFDYPAMIERLKHQWPSMQHVYVVGDNVPKEMKPFSELIDQPWEERKDPAILDKITHDPNDVTEIIFTSGTTGNPKGVMHTHNTLCVSTNYWIDRLRLTSDDIMFMASTFAHQTGFGYGVRLPTHIGGTGVYQDIWNPSEFLNLIEKENITFTAGATPFLQDTVQLKNLDHYKIDSLRIFVALGAPIPRNLVKEATEKTSIKILSGWGQTEDGLVTLTRIEDPEEKLIETDGIPFPGMELKVVDRKGEICEPHEEGDLLARGPSLFVGYLKRLQETLSEYHEGWFMTGDRAAMDEDGYIRICGRSKDIIIRGGENIPVMYIENVLYEHPDISDAQIVAVPDPRLQEKACACITMKPGKTQLTMETMKEFLSEKGIAKQYWPEHLEIFEDFPRTMSGKIQKFHLRKMMDEKLKEKI; encoded by the coding sequence GTGAAATTGGAAACGATCTTGAGTCAGGAGTATATCGAAAAATATCAATCTATTTGGCCAAATAGAACGATTATCGATTATTTAAATGATGCAATAGCAAAAGATCCAGAGAAAATGGCCATAATTGATAAAAAGAGCCGCTATACGTATAGGGAGCTTGGTAAACTTGTGGATCGGGTGGCATTAGGCCTGCTTGAAATTGGTATAGAAAAAAGAGATGTCATCTCGTTCCAACTGCCTAATTGGAGCGAGTTCATTATTCTGCATTATGCGGTAACAAAAATTGGTGCCATTAGCAATCCTCTCATTCCGATTTACCGTGACCGGGAAATTGGCTACACGGTCGGCATGGCAGAGTCGAAAATGATTGTTGTTCCAGGTGAATTTCGTGGGTTTGATTACCCGGCGATGATTGAAAGGTTAAAACATCAGTGGCCAAGTATGCAACATGTTTATGTGGTTGGGGATAACGTACCAAAAGAAATGAAACCGTTTTCTGAATTGATTGATCAACCGTGGGAAGAGAGAAAAGATCCTGCTATTCTAGACAAAATCACCCATGATCCGAATGACGTGACGGAAATAATCTTTACGTCTGGAACGACTGGAAATCCAAAGGGAGTGATGCATACACATAATACGCTCTGTGTTTCCACGAATTATTGGATTGATCGCTTACGCTTAACATCTGATGATATCATGTTCATGGCGTCGACATTTGCCCATCAAACTGGATTCGGTTATGGCGTGAGGTTGCCGACACATATTGGTGGAACAGGGGTTTACCAGGATATTTGGAATCCAAGTGAATTTCTTAATTTGATAGAAAAGGAGAATATTACATTTACAGCTGGTGCTACACCATTCCTGCAAGATACAGTTCAACTTAAGAATCTTGATCATTACAAGATTGATTCACTTCGTATCTTTGTTGCATTAGGAGCTCCGATACCACGAAATTTGGTAAAAGAGGCGACCGAAAAAACGTCCATTAAAATTTTGTCTGGCTGGGGACAAACCGAAGATGGCTTGGTCACTTTGACAAGAATTGAAGATCCAGAAGAAAAGCTGATTGAAACGGATGGTATTCCTTTTCCAGGTATGGAGTTAAAAGTAGTTGATAGAAAAGGGGAAATTTGTGAACCACATGAAGAAGGCGATTTGCTTGCAAGAGGTCCCTCCTTGTTTGTTGGCTACTTAAAACGATTACAGGAAACCCTTTCGGAATATCATGAGGGCTGGTTTATGACAGGTGACCGTGCAGCGATGGATGAAGATGGTTATATCCGAATTTGTGGACGGAGTAAAGATATCATCATCCGTGGTGGGGAAAATATTCCCGTCATGTATATCGAAAATGTCCTGTATGAGCATCCAGATATATCTGATGCCCAAATTGTTGCCGTTCCGGATCCGCGTCTTCAAGAAAAAGCATGTGCATGCATCACCATGAAACCAGGGAAAACGCAATTGACAATGGAAACCATGAAGGAATTCCTTTCAGAAAAAGGGATCGCAAAACAATATTGGCCAGAACATCTCGAAATTTTCGAGGATTTCCCTCGTACAATGAGTGGGAAAATTCAGAAATTCCATCTCCGGAAAATGATGGACGAGAAGTTAAAAGAAAAGATTTAA
- a CDS encoding acyl-CoA dehydrogenase family protein produces MLNFSFTEEQDYFRKMLKEFAKEELLPNYTKWDREGITPRHLWKKLGELGVNGLRIPEEYGGTGADCVTTGIAAEEIGRGDFNLTYSVMLNGLIGEIINNHAREELKQEWLPKIASGEKIVGIAITEPSAGTDAGGIKTTAVHKDGVYVLNGEKSGISVATVGDAFLTFAKTNPELGNRGISAFIIPADLPGVECKAYEDMGNIPIGRGSVYLNEVKVPEENLIGMENKGFSQVMNGFDLSRLLIGLQCVGAASQSLDETIEHVKMRHSFGKPLATYQGVSFPIVTHFTQLELIKWQAYRGLWLRDQGLNHSKESASVKWLGPKYSADAIHECLLLNGHYAYTKEMPHEQRLRDVIGLEIGDGTAQANQMVIAKDIIGKEFRSY; encoded by the coding sequence TTGTTAAACTTTTCATTTACAGAAGAACAGGATTATTTTCGAAAGATGCTAAAAGAATTTGCAAAGGAGGAGCTGCTTCCTAATTATACAAAGTGGGACAGAGAGGGGATTACGCCAAGGCATTTATGGAAGAAGCTTGGTGAGTTAGGTGTCAATGGTCTTCGAATTCCGGAAGAGTATGGGGGAACCGGTGCAGATTGCGTGACAACTGGAATAGCTGCCGAAGAAATTGGAAGAGGTGATTTCAACCTTACCTATTCTGTTATGTTGAATGGATTAATTGGAGAAATTATCAATAATCATGCACGTGAAGAGCTTAAGCAAGAATGGCTTCCAAAAATTGCAAGTGGTGAAAAAATTGTCGGTATTGCTATAACTGAACCATCGGCAGGTACTGATGCTGGAGGAATAAAGACAACAGCAGTACATAAAGACGGCGTGTATGTTCTGAATGGAGAAAAATCTGGAATTAGCGTTGCGACTGTTGGTGATGCATTTCTTACCTTTGCAAAAACAAATCCTGAACTAGGGAACAGAGGAATTAGTGCATTTATCATTCCAGCAGATCTTCCCGGTGTTGAATGTAAAGCATATGAGGATATGGGGAATATTCCAATAGGCAGGGGATCTGTTTATTTAAATGAAGTTAAAGTACCCGAAGAAAACTTAATCGGTATGGAAAATAAAGGTTTCTCTCAAGTGATGAATGGATTTGATTTAAGTCGGTTGTTAATCGGATTGCAATGTGTGGGTGCTGCAAGCCAAAGTTTAGACGAGACGATCGAACACGTGAAAATGAGACATTCTTTTGGCAAACCTTTAGCAACCTACCAAGGGGTATCATTTCCAATCGTTACGCACTTTACCCAATTAGAACTAATAAAGTGGCAGGCATATAGGGGTCTCTGGCTTCGTGATCAAGGGTTAAATCACTCAAAGGAATCAGCATCTGTCAAATGGTTAGGACCAAAATATAGTGCGGATGCAATTCATGAATGTTTATTGTTAAATGGACATTATGCTTATACGAAAGAGATGCCGCATGAGCAACGTTTGCGTGATGTAATTGGCCTAGAAATTGGTGATGGAACAGCACAAGCTAATCAAATGGTCATTGCAAAAGATATCATTGGAAAAGAATTCCGTTCCTATTAA
- the menB gene encoding 1,4-dihydroxy-2-naphthoyl-CoA synthase translates to MKQTDTLSEKTDGIGKLTDVIYKKSNGIAKITINRPNVYNAFRGRTIKELIWSFRDAWDDNRIGVVVLTGAGEKAFCVGGDQKEKGDEGGYDYSGGLGGGMGLEIETLHQTIRNIPKPVIAAVNGFAIGGGHVLHVICDLTIASESAKFGQSGPKVGSYDAGFGSAYLARVVGEKKAREIWYLCEQYTAHEAKEMGLVNKIVPAEQLQQAAEEWAGKILEKSPTALKMLKYSFNADSANIQGISQLSMGSLAMFYNTAESEEGKNAFLEKRPVDFKKFRR, encoded by the coding sequence ATGAAACAAACAGATACTCTATCTGAAAAAACAGATGGAATTGGCAAATTGACAGATGTTATCTACAAAAAAAGCAATGGAATTGCAAAGATTACGATCAATCGACCGAACGTTTATAATGCATTTCGGGGAAGAACGATTAAAGAGTTAATTTGGTCGTTCCGTGATGCATGGGACGATAACCGAATTGGTGTGGTTGTCTTAACTGGAGCAGGAGAAAAGGCATTTTGTGTCGGTGGGGATCAAAAAGAAAAAGGAGATGAAGGTGGATACGATTATTCTGGAGGTTTAGGCGGTGGAATGGGCTTAGAAATTGAAACATTACATCAAACGATTCGCAATATACCGAAGCCAGTTATTGCTGCTGTTAATGGATTTGCGATTGGCGGTGGACATGTCTTGCATGTGATTTGCGATTTGACTATTGCTTCAGAATCAGCAAAGTTTGGACAAAGCGGACCGAAAGTAGGCAGCTATGATGCTGGATTTGGTTCTGCCTATCTAGCAAGGGTTGTTGGGGAAAAGAAAGCAAGGGAGATCTGGTATTTATGTGAACAATATACGGCACATGAAGCAAAAGAAATGGGTCTAGTCAATAAAATCGTTCCTGCTGAACAATTGCAGCAAGCAGCAGAAGAATGGGCTGGAAAAATTCTCGAAAAAAGTCCGACTGCACTTAAAATGCTTAAATACTCATTTAATGCGGATAGTGCCAACATCCAAGGGATTTCACAGTTATCGATGGGTAGTTTAGCGATGTTTTATAACACAGCAGAATCAGAAGAAGGAAAAAATGCTTTTCTTGAAAAAAGACCAGTAGACTTTAAAAAGTTCCGAAGATAA